A stretch of the Tautonia marina genome encodes the following:
- the mgtA gene encoding magnesium-translocating P-type ATPase yields MREAGGAPPYWSQDASALAATLGAGLDGLTTDQATTQLARIGPNSVEDSSRSSTIRLLAHQFESPLVLILAFAIAISLMLQQWVDAAIILAIVLGSSLLSFFQEYRASTAVEELKRRLALRCRTVRDGVEQDIPVSALVPGDLVLLSAGDLIPADGLIIEATDFLVSEANMTGESFPVEKRPGIVRPDVPITERTNAVFLGASVQSGTAKVLAVKTGRRTEFGTIAARLRARPPETDFARGVRRFGELLIRVMIVIVLFVLTVNLLLDRPLIESLLFAVALAIGLSPELLPAIISVTLSAGARAMSNRGVIVRHLDAIENLGSMDVLCTDKTGTLTEGTILLSNTLDAANRPSSEVRRLAFLNAAFETGIGNPLDAAIVAAGERAGCSTRGLTKVDEIPYDFVRRRLTIVLAEDEPAAQHLIITKGAFANVLDICSTLDREGLEVPLDDTSRAELAETFRAKGAEGFRVLAVATRRIEAKHDYNRDDEHGMTFRGFLVFHDPPKADAQRTIHDLNALGIRTKVISGDNRYVTAHLAEAVGLDPKSMITGAQLAKLKDEALWHLAPQTDLFVELDPQQKERIVRALQRTGHSVGYLGDGINDAPALHAADVGISVEGAVDVARESADIILLSRDLDVLRSGVQDGRRTFANTLKYISITTSANFGNMVSMALATPILPFLPLAAKQILLNNFLSDIPSVAISSDNVDPDRVSQPQRWSLREIQRFMIVFGLISSVFDLLTFAVLLLVFSANKATFQTSWFMISLLTELAVVLVLRTRKPAFRSIPSRLLFWSTLTVAAATFTIPFLGEPSTLFGFVPLSALQLGVVISIVLGYVATTEAVKTRVFRWEHPPHP; encoded by the coding sequence ATGAGAGAGGCAGGTGGTGCCCCCCCCTACTGGAGTCAGGACGCCTCCGCGCTTGCGGCGACCCTCGGCGCGGGGCTGGACGGTCTGACAACCGATCAGGCCACGACCCAGCTTGCTCGGATCGGCCCCAACAGTGTCGAAGACTCGTCCCGGTCGAGCACGATTCGGTTGCTGGCGCACCAGTTCGAAAGCCCGCTTGTCCTGATCCTCGCGTTCGCAATCGCAATCTCCCTGATGCTCCAGCAATGGGTGGACGCCGCGATTATTCTGGCGATCGTCCTCGGGAGTTCGCTTCTCAGTTTCTTTCAGGAGTATCGGGCATCGACGGCGGTCGAGGAGCTGAAACGCCGCCTCGCCCTGAGGTGCCGCACGGTTCGGGACGGGGTGGAGCAGGACATACCGGTCAGCGCGCTCGTACCCGGTGATCTTGTGCTGCTATCGGCAGGCGATCTGATCCCGGCCGACGGCCTCATCATCGAGGCGACCGACTTTCTCGTCAGCGAAGCGAACATGACGGGAGAGTCGTTCCCGGTCGAGAAGCGACCGGGGATAGTTCGCCCGGATGTTCCCATCACGGAGCGGACCAACGCGGTCTTCCTCGGAGCTTCGGTGCAGAGCGGCACGGCGAAGGTCCTCGCCGTCAAGACGGGCCGTCGAACCGAGTTCGGAACGATCGCGGCCCGGTTGAGGGCTCGTCCGCCCGAGACCGATTTCGCGAGAGGCGTGCGACGCTTCGGCGAGTTGCTCATCCGGGTGATGATCGTCATCGTCCTGTTCGTGCTGACGGTCAATCTGCTCCTCGACCGGCCGCTGATCGAGTCGCTCCTGTTCGCCGTGGCACTGGCGATCGGCCTGTCTCCCGAGTTGCTCCCAGCAATTATCAGCGTGACCCTCTCTGCCGGTGCGCGAGCGATGAGCAACCGCGGCGTCATCGTTCGCCACCTCGACGCGATTGAAAACCTGGGGAGCATGGACGTTCTTTGCACGGACAAGACCGGCACGCTGACCGAAGGCACCATCCTCCTGAGCAACACCCTCGACGCCGCAAACCGGCCTTCGAGTGAGGTTCGACGGCTCGCCTTCCTCAACGCCGCCTTCGAAACCGGCATTGGGAACCCCCTCGATGCGGCGATTGTCGCCGCGGGCGAGCGCGCCGGGTGCTCGACCCGGGGCCTCACCAAGGTGGATGAGATCCCCTACGACTTCGTGCGTCGGCGGCTCACCATCGTGCTGGCGGAGGACGAGCCCGCGGCCCAGCATCTCATCATCACGAAGGGGGCCTTTGCCAACGTGCTCGACATCTGCTCGACGCTCGACCGCGAGGGCCTTGAGGTCCCGCTCGACGACACGAGCAGGGCGGAACTGGCCGAGACGTTCCGGGCCAAGGGGGCCGAAGGCTTCCGTGTCCTGGCCGTGGCCACGCGCAGGATCGAGGCCAAGCACGACTACAACCGCGACGACGAACACGGCATGACCTTCCGGGGCTTCCTCGTCTTCCACGACCCTCCCAAGGCCGATGCGCAACGCACGATCCACGACCTCAACGCCCTCGGCATCCGCACCAAGGTGATCAGCGGAGACAATCGCTATGTGACGGCGCACCTGGCGGAGGCCGTCGGACTCGACCCGAAGTCGATGATCACCGGCGCCCAGCTCGCGAAGCTCAAGGACGAGGCATTGTGGCACCTCGCGCCCCAAACCGATCTGTTCGTTGAACTGGATCCGCAGCAGAAGGAACGGATCGTCCGCGCGCTCCAGCGAACCGGCCACTCGGTCGGTTATCTGGGGGACGGTATCAACGATGCGCCGGCCCTGCATGCGGCCGATGTCGGGATCTCGGTCGAAGGGGCCGTGGACGTCGCCCGAGAGAGCGCCGATATCATCCTGCTGAGCCGCGATCTGGACGTGCTGCGATCGGGCGTGCAGGACGGCAGGCGGACCTTCGCCAACACGCTCAAGTACATCTCGATCACCACCAGCGCGAATTTCGGGAACATGGTGAGCATGGCATTGGCGACGCCGATCCTGCCCTTCCTGCCGCTGGCCGCCAAGCAGATCCTGCTCAACAACTTCCTCTCCGATATCCCTTCGGTTGCCATCTCAAGCGACAATGTCGACCCCGACCGGGTCTCTCAACCGCAGCGCTGGAGTCTCCGCGAGATTCAGCGGTTCATGATCGTGTTCGGGCTGATCAGCTCGGTCTTCGATCTGCTGACCTTTGCCGTTTTGCTGCTCGTCTTCTCAGCGAACAAGGCGACCTTCCAGACCTCCTGGTTCATGATTTCATTGTTAACCGAGCTGGCGGTTGTCCTCGTCCTGCGAACGCGCAAGCCCGCGTTCCGAAGCATTCCCAGTCGCTTATTATTCTGGTCAACGCTTACGGTCGCTGCCGCCACCTTCACGATTCCGTTCCTCGGGGAGCCGAGCACACTCTTCGGGTTCGTGCCGCTCTCGGCCCTGCAACTGGGAGTCGTCATCAGCATCGTGCTCGGGTATGTGGCGACGACCGAAGCGGTCAAGACGCGGGTCTTCCGGTGGGAACACCCCCCGCACCCTTGA
- a CDS encoding Glu/Leu/Phe/Val family dehydrogenase: MHAFFEATNHYFEHAASILGLSENMKVLLATPERELRVEVAIEMDSGQIGNFIGYRVQHDNARGPFKGGLRYHPTVDEDEARSLASLMTWKTAVVDLPYGGGKGGVNCDVTKLSRAELERITRRFVQQIHDFIGPDKDIPAPDVGTDAQVMAWIMNEYGKYHGHQPAVVTGKPVELHGSLGRESATGHGVAIIAREFLQHTWNRPVEGTTVAVQGFGNVGSFTSRELYDMGAKIVAVSDAYGGVCNPEGLDIPSLQQHVAAHRKVVGFSGGDSCTNEHLLGMEVDVLIPAALGGVFDAELAEEVQARAIIEAANSPTWPEADEVFHRREIPVVPDIVANAGGVIVSYFEWVQNLQHFRWSIDQIRAEQDRRHVESFAAVFDLARRQGVSLRTAAFVLGIQRVGRAKVLAGI, translated from the coding sequence ATGCATGCCTTCTTCGAGGCCACGAATCATTATTTTGAGCACGCGGCGTCGATTCTCGGCCTGTCCGAGAACATGAAGGTCTTGCTGGCCACTCCCGAGCGTGAGCTTCGGGTTGAGGTGGCCATCGAAATGGACTCGGGCCAGATCGGGAACTTCATCGGTTACCGGGTCCAGCACGACAACGCCCGGGGGCCGTTCAAAGGGGGCCTGCGCTATCACCCGACTGTCGATGAAGACGAGGCCCGATCGCTCGCCAGCCTGATGACCTGGAAGACGGCCGTCGTTGACTTGCCCTACGGCGGCGGCAAGGGGGGCGTCAACTGCGACGTGACGAAGCTCTCCCGCGCCGAGTTGGAGCGGATCACCCGGCGGTTCGTCCAGCAGATTCACGACTTCATCGGGCCGGACAAGGACATCCCCGCGCCCGACGTCGGCACCGACGCGCAGGTGATGGCCTGGATCATGAACGAGTACGGCAAGTATCACGGCCATCAGCCGGCGGTGGTCACGGGCAAGCCGGTTGAGCTGCACGGCTCGCTCGGCCGCGAAAGCGCCACAGGCCACGGCGTGGCAATCATCGCCCGAGAGTTCCTGCAACACACCTGGAACCGGCCGGTCGAGGGAACGACCGTGGCCGTTCAGGGGTTCGGCAACGTCGGCAGTTTCACGTCACGCGAGCTGTACGACATGGGGGCGAAGATCGTCGCCGTCTCCGACGCTTACGGCGGTGTCTGCAACCCCGAGGGGCTCGACATTCCAAGCCTTCAGCAGCATGTGGCCGCCCACCGCAAGGTCGTCGGCTTCTCCGGTGGAGACTCGTGCACCAACGAGCATTTACTGGGGATGGAGGTCGATGTGCTCATTCCCGCCGCGCTCGGGGGCGTCTTCGATGCCGAGCTGGCCGAGGAGGTCCAGGCCCGAGCCATCATCGAGGCTGCCAACAGCCCCACCTGGCCCGAGGCCGATGAGGTCTTTCACCGCCGCGAGATTCCGGTCGTGCCCGACATCGTCGCCAACGCCGGCGGGGTGATCGTCAGCTACTTTGAGTGGGTGCAAAACCTCCAGCACTTCCGCTGGTCGATCGACCAGATCCGCGCCGAGCAAGACCGCCGCCACGTCGAGAGCTTCGCCGCCGTTTTCGATCTCGCCCGACGCCAGGGGGTCAGCCTCCGCACCGCCGCCTTTGTGCTCGGGATTCAGCGCGTCGGCCGGGCCAAGGTACTGGCGGGCATCTAA
- a CDS encoding MarR family winged helix-turn-helix transcriptional regulator, whose protein sequence is MPGASLLIVFSLISWWCVLRYDFEQSLIYSVCSTSLAMERALNEELAPHGITYRQWQVLGWLVLEGPLAQGELAERMRIEPPTLVGIIDRMERDGWLERSPCREDRRRKLLRLTDRVEPVWERIALAARRVRSRAAEGFSDEELHQLFAGLERIRGNLTRPTPPAEDLSPALADHAPESPAVVPPTTTPALAEDPRP, encoded by the coding sequence GTGCCTGGTGCCTCCCTCCTTATCGTGTTCTCCTTGATCTCGTGGTGGTGCGTGCTTCGCTACGACTTCGAACAAAGCCTGATTTACTCGGTCTGTTCCACGTCGTTGGCGATGGAGCGGGCCCTGAACGAAGAACTGGCGCCGCACGGCATCACCTATCGCCAGTGGCAGGTGCTCGGCTGGCTGGTGCTCGAAGGGCCGCTTGCGCAAGGCGAACTGGCCGAGCGCATGCGGATCGAGCCGCCGACGCTGGTCGGAATCATCGATCGAATGGAGCGGGACGGCTGGCTCGAACGCTCCCCCTGCCGGGAAGACCGCCGTCGGAAGCTCTTGCGGCTGACCGATCGGGTCGAGCCGGTCTGGGAGCGGATCGCCCTGGCAGCGCGTCGGGTCCGGTCCCGAGCCGCCGAGGGCTTCTCCGATGAGGAGCTGCATCAGCTCTTCGCCGGCCTCGAACGCATCCGAGGGAACCTGACCCGGCCGACTCCGCCTGCCGAAGACCTCTCGCCCGCCCTTGCCGACCACGCCCCCGAATCCCCCGCCGTCGTCCCACCGACGACCACGCCCGCCCTTGCCGAGGACCCTCGCCCATGA